The following proteins come from a genomic window of Theileria equi strain WA chromosome 2 map unlocalized gcontig_1105316255037, whole genome shotgun sequence:
- a CDS encoding hypothetical protein (encoded by transcript BEWA_036910A): protein MAQKLPNVLSMDASKLTMHVRKSFERNLIHSWTIEEVRDVAFQVLANKEEYKKNGKDLLKTYYTLTRGSNPGLYKQSLGFPFINGHLRSHYKVFSEQDGGEKMRTKDKPGTAPDAIPGQSGKSPVHSVSPHDILLINCSKFMSKRAVKVIHGHFCDNVKETILDYLTKSGEFINFYVYEQRVTVKQPKLGEK from the coding sequence CCAGTAAACTCACCATGCACGTAAGAAAGAGCTTTGAAAGGAATTTGATACACAGCTGGACCATAGAAGAGGTCAGAGATGTGGCATTCCAAGTCTTGGCTAACAAGGAGGAGTATAAAAAGAATGGCAAGGACCTGCTCAAGACGTACTACACACTCACTCGAGGTTCGAATCCTGGCCTATACAAGCAGTCGCTTGGCTTTCCTTTTATAAATGGACACCTTAGGAGTCATTACAAGGTCTTTTCTGAGCAAGATGGTGGAGAGAAGATGAGAACAAAAGATAAACCCGGGACTGCTCCAGATGCTATTCCCGGACAATCTGGTAAATCTCCAGTCCACTCAGTGAGCCCTCATGATATTTTACTTATAAACTGCTCCAAATTCATGTCTAAGCGGGCTGTAAAGGTTATTCACGGACATTTTTGTGATAATGTAAAAGAGACCATACTGGACTATCTCACAAAGAGCGgtgagtttataaatttttacGTATATGAACAAAGGGTAACCGTTAAACAGCCAAAATTAGGCGAGAAATGA